Within Thermodesulfovibrionia bacterium, the genomic segment ACACCGTGCACGGTGGTAGGGGCTGACGTACAAATGGTCTTCGAAGAAGCTGCCCAAAACTCACTTCTATTCTGCCTTCGCCATCTCTTCAAGGATGCCATCCTTTTCCAGCCAGATTTCATGAATCCACTCCTGAAACTGTTTTCGGAAGACAGGATCATTCTCATAATCACCAACCTTCATTTCAGCTGGAATCTGGAGTGTTCGGATATGTACATGCACATCTGTACAAGAACCTGACATGAAGTCCCAGAAAGAAAGCTCTTTGCGATGTTCGCCGGGGTAGAAGATGGTGACATCGACTAATGTATCGATTTCATCGGCCATGACGTTCACGGCATATGCCATGCCGCCGGATTTAGGCTTGAGTAAATGTGTAAACGGTGACTGTTGTTTGTCGTGCTTGGCTTTGGTGTATCGCGTACCCTCCAGAAAATTCATGATGGATACAGGCGTGTGGCGAAACTTCTCGCAAGCTCGCTTGGTGATCTCAAGATCTTTGCCTTTAAGTTCGGGGTGTTTGGCTAAGAACTCTTTCGAGTAGCGCTGCATGAACGGAAAATCCAGCGCCCACCAGCACAAGCCAATTACCGGGACCCAGATCAATTCTTTTTTCAGGAAAAACTTAAGAAATGGTATTTTTTTATTGAATGTTTTTTGCAGCACAAGAATATCGGCCCATGACTGATGGTTGGAGATGACCATGTACCAACCTTCATATTGCAGGCTTTCGAGGCCCTGAACGTGGTAACAGGTATCATGAGTCAAATCAAGAATTGTGCTGTTGATTGAAATCCAGTTCTCGGAAATCCGGATCAGCCCGTGTGAGCATAAAGTTTGCCACTGCTGCACCGGAAGCAGCTTCAGTCCGGCAATACCAAGGAGAGGAATGCTATGCAAGATGGTGTTCATTCCCAGTAGGCTGTAGTTCAACATGCCCTTGATGGGGGAGGGGAGTTTCTTGAGCATCAGGGTTCTCCGTGTGGAATGAGTCATTGTAAGCAGTGTAATCAAAATCAATAAATGCACAAGTGTCTTTTATTTGTGAGTGCATACATTGATGGAGTTGCCAAAGGGGAAGGCTAAGTGAATGTGATGGCGTGTCAGTGCAAACTTTGTCATAGTCGCGATACGAAAGAG encodes:
- a CDS encoding acyltransferase; amino-acid sequence: MLKKLPSPIKGMLNYSLLGMNTILHSIPLLGIAGLKLLPVQQWQTLCSHGLIRISENWISINSTILDLTHDTCYHVQGLESLQYEGWYMVISNHQSWADILVLQKTFNKKIPFLKFFLKKELIWVPVIGLCWWALDFPFMQRYSKEFLAKHPELKGKDLEITKRACEKFRHTPVSIMNFLEGTRYTKAKHDKQQSPFTHLLKPKSGGMAYAVNVMADEIDTLVDVTIFYPGEHRKELSFWDFMSGSCTDVHVHIRTLQIPAEMKVGDYENDPVFRKQFQEWIHEIWLEKDGILEEMAKAE